One segment of Chryseobacterium turcicum DNA contains the following:
- a CDS encoding FEKKY domain-containing protein, which yields MNFFKTASLLVIIASSISVSAQQNEPVILEVKKGNDKKNVSNEKAKYFVQFGIMSRNHDSFKQKYGVHIVYENCVITSFMSEKAKKNNQEVAQYLTKKYGESWKKDLEIIPYGL from the coding sequence ATGAATTTCTTCAAAACAGCGTCTCTTTTGGTTATTATAGCTTCTTCAATATCCGTTTCGGCACAACAAAACGAGCCCGTAATTTTAGAAGTCAAAAAGGGAAATGATAAAAAAAATGTTTCTAATGAAAAAGCTAAGTACTTTGTACAGTTTGGAATCATGTCACGAAATCACGACAGTTTTAAACAAAAATACGGAGTACATATAGTTTACGAAAACTGCGTCATCACTTCATTCATGTCTGAAAAAGCAAAAAAGAACAATCAGGAAGTTGCCCAATATCTAACGAAGAAATATGGGGAAAGCTGGAAAAAAGATTTAGAAATAATTCCTTACGGATTATAA